A genomic region of Lytechinus pictus isolate F3 Inbred chromosome 2, Lp3.0, whole genome shotgun sequence contains the following coding sequences:
- the LOC129255040 gene encoding translation initiation factor eIF2B subunit alpha-like, which yields MSTNQDISAAVAAINTLIEYLKLSQAETLAGLRDGLKECIRWLMETDSSVTAISSGCELFLRFITLAALDHKNFNECKKILVNRGNMYLDTVAGSRDKIAKLGHPFITDGANVLTHSYSRVVMKVLIEASKAKKRFNVFVTESCPDKSGLKMAKELEDNGIPTVIILDSAAGYLMERIDMVIMGAEGIVESGGIINKIGTYQIASCAKVANKPVYVVAESFKFVRMIYPLNQQDVPDEYKYPASKMKLNADLNHEHPLIDYTPPAFITLLFTDLGVLTPSGISDELIKLYL from the exons ATGTCTACAAACCAGGACATCTCTGCTGCAGTGGCTGCTATCAACACTCTGATTGAATACCTGAAATTAAGTCAAG cTGAGACATTAGCTGGTCTTCGAGATGGGCTGAAGGAATGTATCAGATGGTTGATGGAAACAGATAGTTCAGTAACAGCTATATCATCAGGATGCGAGCTGTTCCTAAGATTTATCACTCTTGCAGCCTTAGATCACAag aatTTTAATGAATGCAAGAAGATCTTAGTAAACCGAGGTAATATGTACCTAGACACTGTAGCCGGGTCAAGAGATAAGATTGCTAAGCTTGGTCATCCATTCATCACCGATGGAGCA aatGTTCTGACCCACTCCTATTCTCGGGTTGTTATGAAGGTTCTCATAGAGGCATCCAAAGCTAAGAAACGATTCAATGTGTTTGTTACTGAATCTTGTCCAGATAAATCAGG ATTGAAGATGGCCAAGGAGTTAGAAGACAATGGGATACCAACCGTCATCATCCTTGACTCAGCTGCAGG ATACTTGATGGAGCGGATTGACATGGTGATCATGGGAGCAGAAGGGATCGTTGAAAGTGGAGGTATCATTAATAAG ATAGGGACTTATCAGATAGCAAGCTGTGCTAAAGTGGCTAATAAACCAGTCTATGTTGTAGCAGAGAGTTTCAAGTTTGTTAGAATGATCTACCCATTAAACCAACAAGATGTCCCTGATGAATATAAG TACCCGGCCTCTAAAATGAAGCTCAATGCTGATCTAAATCATGAACATCCTCTCATTGACTACACTCCTCCTGCATTCATCACGTTACTCTTTACAGACTTAGGCGTTCTTACACCTTCCGGTATAAGTGATGAACTGATCAAACTATATTTATGA